In Acinetobacter sp. TGL-Y2, a genomic segment contains:
- a CDS encoding GNAT family N-acetyltransferase: MSKFNIVSADWATLKQDAQYIRELVFIQEQQIDAIDEWDAQDPISLHFVVYGDLKPIATARLLDNNSIGRVAVLKEYRGQGIGKILMLDIIQQAKIQKRETLKLSAQVHAIAFYQRLGFKAEGAEYLDCGIPHRDMTLIF; this comes from the coding sequence ATGTCTAAATTCAACATTGTTTCAGCAGATTGGGCAACGCTAAAGCAAGATGCTCAATATATTCGTGAGTTGGTGTTTATTCAGGAACAGCAGATTGATGCGATAGATGAATGGGATGCGCAAGATCCAATATCTTTACATTTTGTGGTGTATGGCGACTTAAAGCCGATTGCGACGGCACGATTATTGGACAACAACAGCATTGGACGAGTTGCTGTTTTAAAGGAATATCGTGGACAAGGGATTGGAAAGATTTTGATGTTGGATATTATTCAACAAGCTAAAATTCAAAAAAGAGAAACTTTAAAACTGTCTGCTCAAGTCCACGCCATCGCATTTTATCAACGTTTAGGTTTTAAAGCTGAAGGTGCTGAATATTTAGATTGTGGTATTCCTCATAGGGATATGACTTTAATCTTTTAA